A region of the Lycium barbarum isolate Lr01 chromosome 1, ASM1917538v2, whole genome shotgun sequence genome:
TGATTCAACTGCTGGTATCCCAAAtcctttaaaagaaaaaataattatatgGTAGGACAATCTTTCATTAAAATAACAACTTTTTCTTCTCTATTAGCAAAAGCTAAGATTCTACTCATGTGCTGATGAAGTACTCTTGTAACAGAAGTAAAGCACACCAATCAATTTATCAGCAATCTGTTGGATAAAGAAAGGGCATAACGCCTTGTCTAAATGTACATATGAGCTAACTATGTTCTTCTGAAAGTGCCTCAATATATAGGCAACTATAAAGATTTTTGTTTTCACATTACATTagccaaaaagaaaaaattataacAGCAAAACACTCTTACTTATAATTTTTATAGTAAAAATATGTTAAGAAGtattttaaaaagaaataatCATTTTAAAAGGAAAAAGATACAAATTCTTACGTTAACTTTACAATATTATCCAGATATGCCCCTGTTTTGTTGGGTCAAATTTACCCTTGCCGATAGATAGATTTGCCCTTATTGACGAACAACATATGTTGTCAACACGAGCGGATTTTTTACAAAGGTAAAGGTACAGATTTGCCCTTGAACTATACGACATTGTCCATATTTGCCTCTGGACAAGCTACTGGATATCTACGGATTTTAACGATCATTCCTATTGGGACACCATCAGAAATTCCGCGGGCAATACACATATAGTGAATCGGGAGGAAATATACTCATGAAGTTGAAAGTGTCAAATAATAGCCAATATGTGAGATTTTCTAGCTAAAGAACAGAAACTGCATACCTTGTGAAGCTGAGTTCACAAACTTCATTTCAAAGTTGAGGGAAAACTGTCACTTTGCCCAAGGGCTCTCACTGATCATCACATATTGGTGAAACAGAACTGTGTTTGGTTCTTGATAGAACTGAATACGAATTTATACAGAAAATCTTTCAGACACCAGTAAATTACTGAAGCTGTCAAATATTTCAAAACCACTAGCTCCTGTTATATACATATTTGTGGAGTCTTCATGATACAATGATCATCAAAAGAAAAGAATTGAAACTAGAATGACAAAAACTTGATTACAAGTTTGACCCTTTTCTCAATATCCTGAACTTATGTCCCCTCTTGAAAGCCAAAGACAAAGGGaacaacaagaaaaaaaaaatacaagctaAAGAATTACAATATCTCACAACTTAAAAActtcaaaagaagaaaaatacaaCCTATCTAATTCCACTAACGCATCTGCTTTATCTGCTTCTTCTGTGTTCTGTGCAAATAAAAACATCACTTGgctttttcattcttttttacCAGCATTTTATCTCTAGGAAAATTCTCCGAAAATTGTTGCAGGAAAGCACTCAAAAATATATTTCTGTGTAGAAGAGGCAATACAAGAAAACTTTTCGGAAGTTTCTGCTATTATGATGGGACTATGGTGCCAATGTAGCCAAATCCAGCAATTGTAAAAGTAATGACTTGGAGGAAGATGTAAAGGAAGTACTGGCTTTTCCCATAGAGGACATCATAACATCCGCAGAAGAAAAGGAAAACTGCAAATCCCAATTCTTGTGGAAGAATCCTGTACAATTAGGCCAACCGATAATGCGTGGTTAACAAATTGGTGCAATATTCTAACGGTTCAATGCTATAGAGGACATGAAAATAAAGCTTTGTTCAAGAGAGTTTCCTCACCTGTCTCCAAATAGAGATCCTCGGGGtttcttgctttgttttgttttctCTTTGTTCTTGAGAGCGTCACCTAATTTCTCTGTGACAACCCATTCGTTAGCCCTCTTTGCTTCTAGCAAGCCAATAAATGTAGCCTTGGTTCGTTGGAAAGCCATCACGTTCTCGAAGAGAATCCAGTAGAAGAGTAGATGAATTGACCTGTAAATTAAATTCCCAAATCAAATTAGAAAAAAATAATTCTGCATAGAAATAAAAGAGAACTTGTTAGGCATATTATAGTAGACCTTGGAGTTCCAACAGAATTCAAAGTGGTGATAATGCAGGGGATGTAGATGGCACCCCATATAGGGACTTCAACTTCGGGAACTAGGAGGCTCAACGGAAGAACAacacaaaagaagaaaaatgtaACCATGTGAGCAATAATCTTTCGGACGAAGAAGAAGCTGTAGATCACGTAAAGCTTCTTCCAAATATTCACTCTCTGCAAACACGAAACTAAACAATTCAGCGTCTTTTATTATTGTCTTTCATCCATTTTCAAAATTGGATTACTACATTGCAGTTTGCATACCTTGTTCCTAACAATCTCCATCACCATTTTTCTGAACAAATTGGCAGGGCCACAAGACCAACGATGCTGCTGAAAACGGAAGGCTTTGAATGTACTGGGAAGTTCACTTTTCACCTAGAGTTACAAAATTCTGTTTAGTAACTAGAGATTATCTTCAAGTAAAATTAGGCAAAAACAAGTGGTTCTTTGAGGAATTTTATCAAATACCTGGAGATCACCAAGATAAAGAAACTTCCAGCCTTTAAGACTAGCTCTAACTGCAAGGTCCATATCCTCTACAGTTGTTCTGTCTTTCCAGCCACCAGCTTCATTAATGGCTGCTATTCTCCATACTCCTCCAGTTCCTGTAAAATTAAGACTTCTTGTTAGGAGTACAAAATTGTACGCAGACCTTGTGGTCCTGCTCTTCCCCAGATTCCGCGGATAGCGAAAGCTTAGTGCGCcgggctatttttttttttttaagcaaatgCAAGGCAAATTCAATCAAATTGAAcaattttttatcttgtttaaatTAACACTACCAGGCTCAATCCCCTTAACTGCTTCgcatgtttttttattttttttatatattttgaattTCTTTAATGAAATCCTAATTCCACTACCGGTAACCATCACGGGGTAGTAAGTAATACATGTCTGGCTATTGATTGGTTTCAAGTACCAGTCAAAATGTACACTAAGATGGTAGTGAAGCATGTGTTGGTATCAGCTTGATTTTAGCAAGAGCTTCATATAAATTACGTACTTACAATGATTAATTactcttatcttatgttattaAATTGAAGTCACTGCCTACTAGAATATATTCAATGAAGTGAGTTAATTTAATTTTGAGTATGTAATAAGTAATCAAGTACTATAATtagacttctctataacaaccattCTCTATAATTATATTTCACTATAGCAATCAAGTTTTCTTTAGAACCGATTTTTAATGTCATtgttaatatattttttataatataTTTTTGCTATAACAATCACAAAATATCCGAACAAAAGTCGTTATAAAAAAGTTTTACTGATAGTACAAATTTTTCAATTACCATTGAACCCAAAGAATGCATGAGTAGATGAACCCACTTCTTGCTCCACCGTGAAATGGTAATCTAGTGACATCTCTTGCATTCTCGTCAATAAGCACTCATTTGCATTCACTGTAACAAACAAAGGATTAGCTCAGTTAAAGATGCACGGAGTACAAATTTATTTTACACTGTTAATACttaaatgaaatgaaaatttattttccacgTCATCAGACACCATGAAAAAATCATTTTCAGTTTCCATATGTTGTCTCATGAaattttacatgtacacatcacACAAGCTGTTCGAATGGAAGTGTCGGCGATAATAGCACATGAAGACGCTTCAAATGACGAATTTACCCCTCCATTGACCTCACATTTGACTGAATGACAAACCTACCCCGGATATGTAGCAGTTCCTCGCCGGTAACTGCGGGGTCTATGACTCGGTCTCAACAAATAGACAGGATAATAACGTCATTAACCATTGCTGACGCTACTCATATATCCAAATAAACAAACCTCTGACAAAATCTTCAGAAATCTCTTTTTTAAATGCCTAAATATTTCTTGGGTTTAGGAAAATTAAACTAGAAATCTAAATTCGCACTGATcatttagtggtcgtttggtgcatggccaaaattatcccgggattataatcccgggactaatttatcccatatcttgagactattttataccatctaggaaatggtataaaataatttcaGGATAAGCGGTATAAGAAggtatatcccagcttataccctgggatgcattttatactttatttgatacaaggtataaatttattctgggataaatttatatcttctaccaaatatgatacaaaaaattagtgctggaatatcccagcttataccatgcaccaaacgaccccttaaagaATGAAAATGTtcttactaaataaatattaaatactAAGTCATTCCACTTAAGGCTAAAATAAGATTATTGGTTGCATGCTATCGTACAATGATTCCATAGAAAACCAACTACACGATTCACAAGATCAATATTGATTTTGCTACAACTAATCATACCGTTGTACATATTAATTAGCCATCTAGAGTTGAGGTTTAACCAAATTAGAGTTGAATTAAAACAAAAATctcataatatttttattttttttagaaatatGGTAGTTGCTAAGGTGGAATTGTTATGGTCTAACACGAGGTGCACGGTGGAAAGTAGAATGGTTGGTCCCACCACCCGTGACTGATGGATTCGTCATGGGCCCACACAAAAATAATTAACCAATCTTTAAATAATCCTAAAATTTCCAcacaaaaagattaaaaaaaaaagaagttacaTAGCGGTGACGAAATATGCATAAGCATAAACGTGCAGTAAAAGTAATCAGCTAACCCCAACAGTGGAGCAAGAGCACCGACACTTTGGTTATATTAGCAATAATGTATTTAATGCTACTAATTGATGTAAATGATTAGCTTAATCATAGTTAAATTTTGAGCTTACCAAAACGCCAACGACCTTGGACAAGTGCAATTTCCGAGTTATGTACAAGAAATGGAATAGCTCGCCGTAGAAAATCCGGTTCAGGCCGGAAATCAGCATCGAAAATGACGACGTATTCGCAATCTTTAACATAATCACGTTTTAATCCTTCTTTAAGAGCTCCAGCTTTGTAGCCTCCCCTGTTTTCTCTAATTTGGTATCTAATGTTAATCCCCTTGCTTGCCCACCTTAAGCATTCTTTCTCAACCAAATCCTTCAACATTAATAAATGCTTCATTAATTATTTATTCATAGATAAGAAAAGTGAAGGAAAACAAAAGGGAAAGGAACCCATAATCATTTATTGAGTGTGTATCTACTACATGAAGAAATTGGAGGGAAAATGTTGGTTGTGGTGGGTGAAAACTGAAAAGTGGGTAATAAAAGCTAGACATTCTTAATCAAATTAAACTGAAATgcattaaattaaaatttaatataACTGACCAAATGTTGTGGAGCTTAGAATATTATGGGAAGAAGTAAACATCAAGAAAAAGACAAAATTACAGATCTAATGTTGGATTACTAAGTTCATGCCAACAAGATTACAAGAAGCTGAAACTTTCAGTAGAGAAGAAAGAAACAGAGCACAAGAAAATAAAATTGACAAAAGAAGTGTCACAATCCTTTTCTTGTTTC
Encoded here:
- the LOC132604439 gene encoding glucomannan 4-beta-mannosyltransferase 2-like; the encoded protein is MTEVSTNALLQDSFQGTAVDIAGQIGLMWEFIRAPLIVPLLRVAMYICLAMELMLFIERLYMGIVIILVKLFMKKPEKRYNWEPMREDLESGNASFPMVLVQIPMFNEREVYKISIGAACNLSWPSDRLVIQVLDDSTDPLIKDLVEKECLRWASKGINIRYQIRENRGGYKAGALKEGLKRDYVKDCEYVVIFDADFRPEPDFLRRAIPFLVHNSEIALVQGRWRFVNANECLLTRMQEMSLDYHFTVEQEVGSSTHAFFGFNGTGGVWRIAAINEAGGWKDRTTVEDMDLAVRASLKGWKFLYLGDLQVKSELPSTFKAFRFQQHRWSCGPANLFRKMVMEIVRNKRVNIWKKLYVIYSFFFVRKIIAHMVTFFFFCVVLPLSLLVPEVEVPIWGAIYIPCIITTLNSVGTPRSIHLLFYWILFENVMAFQRTKATFIGLLEAKRANEWVVTEKLGDALKNKEKTKQSKKPRGSLFGDRILPQELGFAVFLFFCGCYDVLYGKSQYFLYIFLQVITFTIAGFGYIGTIVPS